Proteins encoded by one window of uncultured Draconibacterium sp.:
- the era gene encoding GTPase Era: protein MAHKAGFVNIVGNPNVGKSTIMNALVGEKLSIITQKMQTTRHRIKGIVSGDDFQIVYSDTPGILKPSYKLQESMMKFVDTALIDADVILFVTDVKEKIDKNPEYIEKVRKSNMPVIVLLNKIDLSNQEEVLKLYDHWSNTFPGADVFPISALEKFNIEPIFDRILDHLPEGPAFFSKEQLTDRNERFFMQEIIREKILLHYQKEIPYSVEVEVEEFKEEERIINIRTVIYVSRESQKGIIIGHQGKMIKRIGTEARADAEEFFDKKIFLELYVKVAKDWREKDGQLKKFGYDKF from the coding sequence ATGGCACATAAAGCAGGATTTGTGAACATTGTTGGCAACCCGAATGTGGGTAAATCAACAATTATGAATGCACTGGTAGGCGAAAAATTGTCTATCATCACCCAAAAGATGCAAACAACGCGCCACCGCATTAAAGGTATTGTAAGTGGCGACGATTTCCAGATTGTTTATTCCGATACTCCCGGAATTCTGAAGCCCAGTTATAAGCTTCAGGAATCGATGATGAAGTTTGTTGATACAGCTTTGATAGATGCCGACGTGATTCTTTTTGTTACCGATGTAAAAGAAAAGATCGATAAAAATCCGGAGTACATCGAAAAAGTACGCAAGTCGAACATGCCGGTTATCGTGTTGCTGAACAAGATCGATCTGTCGAACCAGGAAGAGGTTTTGAAATTGTACGATCATTGGTCGAACACTTTCCCGGGAGCGGATGTTTTTCCGATTTCGGCATTAGAGAAATTTAATATCGAGCCTATTTTCGATCGTATTCTCGACCATCTTCCGGAAGGCCCGGCTTTCTTCTCGAAAGAACAATTGACCGACCGGAACGAGCGCTTTTTTATGCAGGAAATTATTCGCGAGAAAATTCTTCTGCACTATCAAAAAGAAATTCCGTATTCGGTTGAAGTTGAAGTTGAGGAGTTTAAAGAAGAAGAAAGAATTATCAATATCCGCACGGTAATTTATGTTTCGCGAGAGAGCCAGAAAGGAATTATTATTGGTCATCAGGGCAAAATGATTAAACGCATTGGAACTGAAGCCCGAGCTGATGCTGAAGAGTTTTTTGATAAGAAAATTTTTCTGGAGTTGTATGTAAAAGTAGCGAAAGACTGGCGCGAGAAAGATGGTCAGTTAAAGAAATTTGGTTACGATAAATTTTAA